Proteins from a genomic interval of Nitrospinota bacterium:
- the xseA gene encoding exodeoxyribonuclease VII large subunit, which translates to MDLFDSDTEDLEEEKKVYSVTEITKMIRDTLEVKFSSIWVEGEISNIKTPSSGHIYLTLKDESSQLRAVMFRYQNRNLKFQLEDGLQVVVFGNISVYEPRGEYQIIIEHMEPKGIGALQLAFEQLKERLSKEGLFNKEHKKPIPILPRKIGIITSPTGAAIRDILRVMERRFANIHMLIYPVRVQGERSAQEIAMAIEEMNSAKAADVLILARGGGSIEDLWSFNEEVVARAIFRSRIPIISAIGHEIDYTISDFVADLRAPTPSAAAEMVIQSKEELLKRIKMNFDLLARSVMSYINQQKSSLDSILRRKIFIYPERTINQYQQRVDEFNMRLKRDILQSINKTREASNSLKKNILHLTPKTKISHIRSTLYTLQKEITNFMTYRMVMKRESFKGILEALDILSPLSVLARGYSICQKYPSMTLIKDASSVSKGDKVNVKVSKGEMVCEVNKVLKGA; encoded by the coding sequence ATGGACCTTTTTGATTCTGACACAGAGGATTTAGAAGAGGAGAAGAAGGTTTATTCTGTAACCGAGATCACAAAGATGATCCGGGATACCCTCGAGGTGAAGTTTTCCAGCATCTGGGTTGAGGGGGAGATTTCCAACATAAAAACCCCCTCTTCTGGACATATCTACCTGACATTAAAGGACGAATCGAGCCAGCTTCGGGCTGTGATGTTCAGATATCAGAACAGAAACCTAAAATTTCAACTGGAGGACGGCCTTCAGGTGGTTGTCTTTGGGAATATCAGTGTTTATGAACCAAGGGGGGAATATCAGATCATCATCGAACATATGGAGCCAAAGGGAATAGGGGCTCTTCAGCTTGCCTTTGAGCAATTAAAAGAAAGGCTATCCAAGGAGGGGCTTTTTAATAAGGAACATAAAAAGCCGATACCTATCTTACCCAGAAAAATAGGAATCATCACCTCGCCAACAGGTGCAGCCATTAGAGATATCTTAAGGGTCATGGAGAGAAGGTTTGCCAATATCCATATGCTGATCTATCCTGTCAGGGTTCAAGGGGAGCGTTCAGCTCAAGAGATTGCCATGGCCATAGAAGAGATGAACTCCGCCAAGGCAGCAGACGTATTAATACTGGCTAGGGGCGGGGGTTCGATTGAAGACCTCTGGTCTTTCAATGAAGAGGTGGTCGCCCGGGCCATCTTCAGATCACGGATTCCTATCATCTCTGCAATAGGGCATGAAATCGATTACACCATCTCAGACTTTGTGGCTGATCTAAGAGCACCAACTCCATCAGCAGCAGCAGAGATGGTCATTCAAAGCAAAGAAGAGCTTCTTAAGAGGATTAAAATGAACTTTGACCTTCTCGCGAGAAGCGTCATGTCTTACATCAATCAACAAAAATCAAGCCTCGATAGTATTTTGAGGAGAAAGATTTTTATCTATCCTGAAAGAACGATCAATCAATATCAGCAAAGAGTGGACGAATTCAATATGAGATTGAAGAGGGATATACTTCAATCCATTAATAAGACGCGTGAGGCCTCAAACAGCCTAAAAAAGAATATTCTTCACCTCACTCCTAAAACAAAGATTTCTCATATAAGAAGTACGCTCTATACCCTGCAAAAGGAGATAACAAATTTTATGACATACCGCATGGTGATGAAGAGGGAAAGTTTTAAGGGTATCCTAGAAGCCCTCGATATCTTAAGCCCTTTATCCGTATTAGCTCGTGGCTACAGTATATGTCAAAAATACCCATCGATGACGCTGATAAAAGATGCATCTTCAGTATCAAAAGGAGACAAGGTTAATGTAAAGGTATCAAAGGGTGAAATGGTCTGTGAGGTTAACAAGGTCTTAAAAGGAGCATAA
- the dxs gene encoding 1-deoxy-D-xylulose-5-phosphate synthase produces MENLLGQINSPEDLKKLSPDKLPQLAEELREFIIKTVSKTGGHLSSNLGTIELTIALHYIFDAPKDKIIWDVGHQAYAHKILTGRRDVFHTLRQYQGISGFLRREESIYDAYNAGHASTAISAALGMAEARDMKKEDFKVVAVVGDGSLSGGIAFEALNQAGHLKRDLIVILNDNEMSISGNVGALSAYLSRVLTGQVYSRFRKDTKSVLEPIPGIGEHMLKTISRFEEAFRKFITPGMLFEDLGFKYVGPIKGHNLPLLIRTFKNAKRLERPILIHVVTKKGKGYEPAEKKPIFYHGVSTFNPETGEVPKKSGPPSYTSVFSKTIVKLARADEKIIGITAAMPEGTGLDALAKEIPERFYDVGIAEAHATLFAAGLALEGFKPVLAIYSTFLQRAFDPIVHDISLMNLPVTFSMDRAGIVGEDGPTHHGSFDLTYLRSLPNMVLMAPKDENELQHMLKTAIEFPGPAAVRYPRGKGEGVQLDEEIKVLNIGEAEELKSGKDATIIAIGNMVYPALRASQNLEKEGMNIGVVNARFVKPLDKEMIINVAKESGLILTVEENAIQGGFGSAVLELFEKENLRNVVVKRMGLPDKFIEHGSS; encoded by the coding sequence ATGGAAAATTTACTAGGGCAGATCAATAGCCCAGAGGATTTAAAGAAATTATCCCCAGATAAACTCCCACAACTCGCTGAAGAGCTGAGGGAATTTATTATTAAAACCGTATCAAAAACAGGCGGCCATCTCTCTTCTAATTTAGGAACCATCGAATTAACCATAGCTCTGCATTATATATTTGATGCTCCAAAGGACAAGATTATATGGGATGTGGGACATCAGGCTTACGCCCATAAGATATTGACCGGCAGGCGAGATGTCTTTCATACATTAAGACAGTATCAAGGAATCAGCGGGTTTCTCAGGAGAGAAGAAAGCATTTATGATGCCTATAATGCTGGACATGCCTCTACAGCCATATCTGCTGCATTAGGTATGGCTGAGGCAAGAGACATGAAAAAGGAAGATTTTAAGGTCGTGGCTGTTGTGGGCGATGGGTCTTTATCTGGCGGAATAGCTTTTGAAGCCCTCAATCAGGCAGGCCACTTAAAAAGGGATTTAATCGTTATATTAAATGATAATGAGATGTCAATTTCTGGAAATGTGGGTGCCCTCTCTGCCTATCTCAGTCGTGTGCTAACAGGTCAGGTCTATTCCAGATTCAGAAAGGATACCAAGAGTGTGCTTGAGCCTATACCAGGGATTGGAGAACATATGCTGAAGACAATAAGCAGGTTTGAGGAGGCCTTTAGGAAATTTATCACACCAGGGATGCTCTTTGAGGACCTAGGATTTAAATATGTGGGTCCCATTAAGGGTCATAACCTTCCTCTTCTTATCAGAACCTTCAAAAATGCGAAACGTCTGGAGAGGCCCATCTTAATACATGTCGTTACTAAAAAGGGGAAAGGATATGAGCCAGCAGAGAAAAAACCCATTTTTTACCATGGCGTCTCCACTTTTAATCCAGAAACAGGTGAGGTTCCAAAAAAATCTGGTCCCCCTTCCTATACCTCGGTATTTTCAAAAACCATAGTAAAACTGGCAAGAGCAGACGAGAAGATCATTGGCATTACTGCTGCTATGCCTGAAGGGACTGGTCTTGACGCCTTAGCCAAAGAAATTCCAGAAAGATTTTATGATGTGGGAATTGCCGAGGCTCATGCAACCCTCTTTGCTGCAGGATTGGCCCTTGAGGGATTCAAGCCTGTTTTAGCCATCTATTCTACCTTTTTGCAGAGAGCCTTTGATCCCATTGTCCATGATATCTCTTTGATGAACCTTCCTGTTACCTTTTCCATGGATAGAGCAGGGATCGTAGGAGAAGATGGGCCAACGCATCATGGATCGTTTGACCTTACTTACCTGAGGTCCCTTCCCAATATGGTTCTCATGGCTCCAAAAGATGAGAACGAGCTGCAGCATATGCTTAAAACAGCTATAGAATTTCCCGGACCTGCGGCTGTTCGATATCCAAGAGGCAAAGGGGAAGGGGTTCAATTGGATGAAGAGATAAAAGTATTGAATATCGGAGAGGCAGAGGAACTTAAGAGCGGAAAAGATGCGACCATCATCGCAATTGGGAATATGGTCTATCCTGCTTTGAGAGCTTCCCAAAATCTTGAAAAAGAAGGAATGAATATAGGGGTTGTGAATGCCAGGTTCGTTAAGCCTCTGGATAAGGAGATGATTATAAATGTCGCAAAAGAGAGCGGTTTGATCCTTACTGTTGAAGAAAATGCCATCCAAGGAGGATTTGGAAGCGCTGTATTAGAACTTTTTGAAAAGGAAAATCTTAGAAATGTTGTTGTGAAGAGAATGGGTTTGCCGGATAAATTCATTGAACATGGCTCTTCAG
- a CDS encoding farnesyl diphosphate synthase, whose amino-acid sequence MKVDLNKEHETEIKESLRAKKELIDQALEKYVSWEHKYPPRLLESMRYSLFSGGKRLRPILTLAAGEVVGGEEENLLPFASAIELIHTYSLIHDDLPSMDNDDYRRGRLTNHKVFGEAMAILTGDALFALAFQIITDPALIKNFKPELLLKTINEIAAAAGAEGMVGGQAVDILSVGSKLNKDEVNYIHEKKTGALIRASVRAGGFLGGGSKKKIEALSQYGEKIGLAFQIIDDILDIEGEKEVLGKDTGKDRDKNKATYPAIYGLKESKQKAAQLIEEAIKSLKIFGKKAFFLKDIANFILFRKS is encoded by the coding sequence ATGAAGGTTGATTTAAACAAAGAGCATGAGACAGAGATTAAAGAGTCCCTGAGAGCCAAGAAGGAGCTGATAGATCAAGCTCTTGAAAAATATGTCTCTTGGGAGCATAAGTATCCGCCAAGGCTCTTGGAGTCTATGCGATACAGCCTCTTTTCAGGAGGAAAGAGACTGAGACCCATCCTCACCCTTGCCGCAGGTGAAGTCGTTGGAGGTGAAGAAGAAAACCTTCTTCCTTTTGCATCTGCTATAGAACTTATCCATACCTATTCTTTGATCCATGATGACCTCCCCTCAATGGACAATGATGATTACAGAAGAGGGAGGCTGACAAATCATAAGGTATTTGGCGAGGCCATGGCCATTCTTACAGGTGATGCCCTCTTTGCCCTTGCCTTCCAGATCATAACAGATCCCGCTCTCATAAAAAATTTTAAGCCAGAATTATTATTAAAGACCATCAATGAAATTGCTGCTGCTGCCGGTGCTGAGGGGATGGTTGGCGGACAAGCCGTTGATATTCTTTCCGTAGGATCAAAGTTAAATAAGGATGAGGTAAATTATATCCATGAGAAAAAGACAGGCGCTTTAATAAGAGCTTCTGTACGGGCTGGGGGGTTTTTAGGAGGAGGCAGCAAGAAAAAAATTGAGGCTCTCAGTCAATATGGTGAAAAAATTGGTCTTGCATTTCAAATCATTGATGATATCTTAGATATTGAGGGGGAAAAAGAGGTTTTAGGAAAGGATACAGGCAAAGATAGGGATAAGAATAAGGCTACCTATCCAGCCATATATGGTTTAAAGGAATCAAAACAAAAGGCAGCCCAGCTGATTGAAGAGGCAATAAAATCCTTAAAAATATTTGGGAAGAAAGCCTTTTTCTTAAAAGATATTGCTAATTTTATCCTCTTTAGAAAATCATAA
- the xseB gene encoding exodeoxyribonuclease VII small subunit, whose amino-acid sequence MAEIKFENALKRLEEIVGKLEEGNLDLDQSLKLFEEGIKLSKICNKKLKDAEKKIEILTKDQEGEIKAKPFETEEIEEDEG is encoded by the coding sequence ATGGCAGAGATAAAGTTTGAAAATGCCTTAAAAAGATTGGAAGAGATTGTAGGAAAGCTCGAGGAAGGGAATCTGGATCTCGATCAATCTCTAAAGCTTTTTGAGGAAGGAATCAAGCTGTCCAAAATCTGTAATAAGAAGCTAAAAGATGCAGAAAAAAAGATAGAGATATTAACAAAGGACCAGGAAGGGGAAATAAAGGCTAAACCCTTTGAAACTGAAGAGATAGAGGAAGATGAAGGTTGA
- a CDS encoding nitroreductase family protein, whose product MIKDLIKSNRSYRRFHQNVAIEPRTLKELVELARLSPSAANLQPLKYFLSSDPEKNALIFPHLVWAGYLKDWDGPKEGEKPSAYIIILGDREITQNFGCDHGIAALSILLGATEKGLGGCMVGSVKRDELQKALNIPSRYQILLVLALGKPKETVIIEEVDADGDIKYWRDKENKHHVPKRRIEDIIIYS is encoded by the coding sequence ATGATCAAAGATTTAATAAAAAGCAATAGAAGCTACAGAAGATTTCATCAGAATGTTGCCATCGAACCCAGAACACTCAAAGAGCTTGTTGAGCTTGCAAGACTTTCTCCATCGGCAGCCAATCTACAACCTTTAAAATATTTTCTTTCCTCTGACCCGGAAAAAAACGCTTTGATTTTTCCCCATCTGGTCTGGGCTGGTTATCTTAAAGATTGGGACGGGCCAAAAGAGGGAGAAAAGCCTTCAGCTTATATTATCATTTTAGGAGATAGAGAAATAACCCAGAACTTTGGCTGTGATCATGGGATTGCAGCGCTAAGCATTCTTCTGGGTGCAACTGAAAAAGGTTTGGGCGGGTGTATGGTTGGTTCAGTAAAAAGAGATGAACTCCAAAAGGCCCTTAATATACCATCCCGTTATCAGATCCTCCTTGTTCTGGCTCTCGGAAAGCCAAAAGAGACTGTGATCATTGAAGAGGTTGATGCAGATGGGGATATCAAATACTGGCGCGACAAAGAGAATAAACATCATGTTCCAAAGCGGCGAATAGAAGATATTATTATCTATTCGTGA
- a CDS encoding histidine kinase dimerization/phosphoacceptor domain -containing protein, translating into MEKRGAKKEELITELEKLRKRIAKLEVLETEHKKAEEELEKKTEQLITLFDLGKKITSLVSKEKLIPWIARQSARLLGADVCKFWLKEGNYLVRGGGTREGMELMQKRRLKIGESLSGIIAKEKRPLAVENVLDEKRYIRKHRDVAKRLGYVSFLGVPMMIAKKTVGVINIYTKNPRKFKKTDIELLSAFADMAALALVNAKLFRDLEQEIAERKLAEEKIQESLEEKEILLKEVYNRVRNNLEVTSSLLALQSGLIKDKETAHIYRECQDRLKTMVLAHEKIYRTKEIAKIDFRKYIIALTKTLFYSYGADTDKIALKIDIDDTFLDIDTAIPCGLIINEFVTNSLKHAFPEGREGEIEISFHQKGKDKLELKVRNNGIALPEDFGFRNAKSIGLQMINILVNQLQGEVRINRDVGAEFQILFSEERQRRD; encoded by the coding sequence ATGGAAAAAAGAGGTGCAAAAAAAGAGGAATTGATAACAGAATTAGAAAAACTGCGAAAGCGGATTGCCAAGCTGGAAGTATTAGAAACCGAGCATAAGAAGGCAGAGGAAGAACTCGAAAAAAAGACAGAACAGCTCATAACCCTCTTTGATTTAGGTAAGAAGATTACTTCTCTTGTCTCAAAAGAGAAACTCATCCCCTGGATAGCTAGGCAGTCAGCAAGGCTTCTTGGTGCAGATGTCTGCAAGTTCTGGTTAAAAGAGGGAAATTATTTAGTAAGGGGAGGCGGCACAAGAGAGGGTATGGAGTTGATGCAAAAGAGGAGATTAAAGATAGGGGAGAGTCTAAGCGGCATCATCGCAAAAGAAAAGAGGCCTTTGGCTGTCGAAAATGTTTTAGATGAGAAGAGATACATAAGAAAACATAGGGACGTAGCCAAGAGACTTGGATATGTATCCTTTCTTGGTGTTCCTATGATGATAGCAAAAAAAACAGTTGGTGTGATTAATATCTATACAAAAAATCCAAGAAAATTTAAAAAGACGGATATAGAGCTTTTATCTGCCTTTGCTGATATGGCTGCCTTAGCCCTTGTGAATGCCAAGCTGTTTAGAGATTTAGAACAGGAAATCGCTGAGCGAAAACTGGCAGAGGAAAAAATCCAGGAGTCTCTTGAAGAAAAAGAAATACTTCTCAAAGAGGTTTACAACAGGGTCAGGAACAACCTAGAGGTCACCTCCAGCCTGCTCGCCCTCCAGTCAGGGCTCATCAAGGATAAGGAGACTGCTCATATCTACAGAGAATGTCAGGACCGATTGAAGACCATGGTTCTTGCCCATGAGAAGATTTACCGAACCAAAGAAATAGCAAAGATCGACTTTAGGAAATACATCATAGCCCTCACAAAGACCCTCTTTTATTCTTATGGAGCGGATACAGATAAGATTGCCTTAAAGATTGATATTGACGATACTTTTCTTGATATTGACACCGCCATTCCCTGTGGACTCATCATCAATGAGTTTGTGACGAATTCACTGAAGCATGCCTTTCCCGAAGGGAGAGAGGGAGAGATTGAGATATCTTTCCATCAAAAGGGTAAAGATAAGTTAGAGTTAAAGGTAAGGAATAATGGGATTGCCCTGCCAGAAGACTTTGGTTTCAGGAATGCAAAGTCAATAGGGCTGCAGATGATTAATATCTTAGTAAACCAGCTTCAGGGCGAGGTCAGGATCAACAGAGATGTAGGAGCAGAATTTCAGATACTCTTTAGCGAAGAGAGACAGAGAAGGGATTAA